Within Butyrivibrio fibrisolvens, the genomic segment CAGCTTCCATGTCCAAGCAACACAACGTTACGAATCTTGTCAGTGGTGTAAACGTTCATATCCTGTCCTCCAGTATGTAATTATTTTGGGTAAAATGCAGATAAAACTAGATTCTCCTCCCACATGTCCCATGTATATATTTTACAAACTTTTGCCTTGTATGGCAAGAAAAATGTGCATTTGCAATAAAACGTTTTTTCAAATACTAGTGTTTTCTTATATATAATTATGATAAAATCTTAAATAAGTGAATAATAGTCAAATTACATCAATATACTTTTAATATTTTTAATAATAAAAATATGACTTACTCAATATCGTACATAATTGTTATTGACCGATATTTACTGCAATAGTCATCACAGAAATATCTATTTTACAGTTGTCTTTCGCAGTTTAAAGTGTTATAGTATTAAAAATGTCATTTAATAAAAATCTTTGAATAATATCTGGACTTAATATGGAAAACTTAACTTGTGGATTTATAGGACTTGGCCTTATCGGCGGATCTATGGCCAAGGCTCTCAAAAACGGCAACAAAAATCTTACTATAATAGCTTATGATGTAAACCTTGAAACCCTGGAGATGTCCCGCGCAGACGGCATCACAGACGAGATATGCACTGAAATAGATGAACGTTTTCTAAAATGTGACTATGTCTTTTTGTGTGCACCTGTAAAGGTCAATATAGCCAATATTGATAAGATATGTAAATACTTAAAAGAAGATGCTATCCTGACTGACATAGGATCTGTAAAGACGAAGATCCATGAACGCATCCATGAACTTTCCCTTGATGATAAGTTCATAGGCGGTCATCCTATGGCAGGAACAGAGCGAATAGGGTATATCAATTCTAAACCTATAATACTTGAAAATGCTTATTATATCCTTACCAAGACTCCAAAAACTTCTGATAAGAAGCTGAACGCATTCTACGATCTTGTCAAGAGTATGGGTGCCATTCCTCTTGTAATGGATCACAAGCAACATGACTATATCGTAGCTGCCATATCACATGTTCCTCATGTGATCTCAGCTTCACTTGTGAATCTTGTCAGGAATTCCGATTCTGAGAACGGCCTTATGAAGCTAACTGCAGCAGGCGGTTTTAAGGATATAACAAGGATCTCCTCTTCATCTCCTGTCATGTGGCAACAGATATGTCTTACCAATACTGAGAATATTTCAAGCCTTTTGGGAAAATATATAGATTCTCTTCAGGATATCAAAGATAAGATCGACAAGGGTGATGGAGACAGCATTATAAGTTTTTTCAAAGATGCAAGAGAATACCGCGAATCCTTCATCGACTCTTCAGGCGGACCTATCAAAAAGGTATATACCATTCATATTGATATTGCCGATCAGCCCGGCGTCCTTGCCACAGTTGCTACGCTCCTTGCTGTTCACAATATCAACATCAAGAATATTGGCATTATTCATAACCGCGAGTACCAAAGCGGAAGTCTGCAGATAGAGTTTGGAGATGAGCACGATCAGCTCGAATCTATCGCACTTCTTAAGTCACATGGCTATATCGTTAACTGATAATTGTACTATCTCGTTTATATTCATCCAATATAACAGATATACAAAGTTATAGATATACAAGCTTACAGCTAAAGCCATCTTGATTATGATAAGTTCAGACCAAACATACCTATATACTTATAGGTGTATATCATGACTATTAAATCAATGCAATAAATATAATCTCACAATAAGGCAGGTTACTATGATCAAATTAACAAGTGCACCAAAACCACTCAAAGGTGAGGTATACGTCCCCGGAGATAAGTCCATCTCCCATCGCAGCATTATGTTCGCTGCTCTTGCAGAAGGCACCTCACAGATTACAGGCTTCCTTGAAGGTGCCGACTGTCTGTCAACAATTGATTGTTTCAGGAAGATGGGAGTACTCATCGAGCGCTCCGACAGGCCGCTTAACGGCGTTCCTACTATCACCGTACATGGACAGGGACTTCATGGACTAAAAGAGCCTACAACTACTCTATATACCGGTAACAGCGGTACAACCACAAGACTCATGTCAGGAATCCTTGCTGCCCAGAAATTCGACACCGATATCACCGGTGACGAATCTATTGAAAAAAGACCCATGGG encodes:
- a CDS encoding prephenate dehydrogenase/arogenate dehydrogenase family protein, producing the protein MENLTCGFIGLGLIGGSMAKALKNGNKNLTIIAYDVNLETLEMSRADGITDEICTEIDERFLKCDYVFLCAPVKVNIANIDKICKYLKEDAILTDIGSVKTKIHERIHELSLDDKFIGGHPMAGTERIGYINSKPIILENAYYILTKTPKTSDKKLNAFYDLVKSMGAIPLVMDHKQHDYIVAAISHVPHVISASLVNLVRNSDSENGLMKLTAAGGFKDITRISSSSPVMWQQICLTNTENISSLLGKYIDSLQDIKDKIDKGDGDSIISFFKDAREYRESFIDSSGGPIKKVYTIHIDIADQPGVLATVATLLAVHNINIKNIGIIHNREYQSGSLQIEFGDEHDQLESIALLKSHGYIVN